A window of Miscanthus floridulus cultivar M001 chromosome 12, ASM1932011v1, whole genome shotgun sequence genomic DNA:
ATTATAAGtaaatcaacaaaaaaaaaagcaagaTGGCAAGAGTTACCTTCACTGTTGTCTTGTCTGCACCTGTAGATGCAAGAATCCTCCACCTACATCCATCAATTTTGGCACTACAGTAGACCATATACCTCCCTGGATCACTCTTCTCTACGTTAAACTCAAACTCATTTCTGATTGCATGTGTAGCCAAAGCCAACTTAAAACAAGACATATTTTCATAGATGCTGCCTACTGTCTTTGGTGGGTCATTTTTGTCATACACTATTTTAGGATTACTAAGTGAAACTTTATCTTTGACCATTTCATCTGCCTCATCCtcctcatagtcatcatcatcagaatcagatTCCCATTCAGAGTCAGAAACAGGTACATCCTCCTCAAATGCATCAGTACCCTTGGTCCGTGGCTCCAATTCTATGTGCATGCCCTCCTCATCCACACCCACGTGCTCATTCTGTGGCTCAGGATTGTTTAGGTAGTTGTCATTATCAGTGGTTGTTGCCGTTTGAGAGGAAGCTTGTGTTTGAGTGGAAGCTTGTGTTTGGGTTGGTGCTGGTGTAGGCTCAGCTAGGTTACAGGCTTGCATAGAGGAGTTAGGCATTTCAGCTAAATCATGCCATAGTGGAATGACTGGTGTATTAGTACCCATAGGATGGTAAGCAAAGGTCAACAAGCAGGTCTTGGCACTAGCATTTTTGGAAAAACATAGCAACTAAATCATGGTCACTGCTGACTTTGATGTTGGACTTGGTTTCACCACAGTAGTAGAACATGTCAACAATGTTACCATAACCACAAGGGTACTTATCCACAATGTCTTCGACCAAATCCTTGAAATTTGTTGTGTCAGCATCTACAACTGTGCTTATGCTAAACCAACGGCATTGAGAATTTGTCGCAACGATCCTTATTTCTAATCTGTAGCTCGTTTTGGGGTCCATCCTACATACAAACACCCATCGATTAAGGCAGATCTACGACAACAAACTAAGCACCTACAATTAGGCTAACTGCATGACAATGGAGGAcaacaagagaagaagaagacaacagcTTACCCGTCTGAAAGCCACGTCGGGCGCACCTCCGGCTCCACCATGGCGACTCCCTGGATCTCGCGGTCACCCTCAACCAAGGCCCCTGCTCCACGCGGCCTTGAATCCAGTGGGTCAACCTCTTGATCCCTACCCCATGAAACCCCCTCATCACGTGTGCAGATCTGCTTGGTCACCGCCGCCTCTTCTCGCCGCCGCCTTGGTTGGATCTCGCGGTCACCCTCAACCAAGGCCCCTGCTGCACGTGGCCTTGGATCCAGTGGGTCAACCTCTTGATCCCTACCCCATGAGACCCCTTCCTCACGCCGCCGCCTCTTCTTGCCGCCGCCTTGGTTCCTTTGGCTAAGGTTTTAAGAGAGAGAGGagctcgagagagagagagagagataagaAATGAGAAAGAGACGAGGAATGACAGACTATGGTTTCGTAGGACTTAAGTGGACACAGGGGCAAAACGGTCATCGTATCCCTCCATTACCGGCCGTCATGCTCTGACCTCACGGAAGTGGCACACGAGACCAGAAAACTTTGCGCGAGGGACTAAGGAGGGGCAGCCAAAATTTCTATGGCAGAGAAGGAATTAGAAACTTTTATAATGGCTTGTAGGGAAAAGTCTCCAAATAAAATGCTTTTCAAGGTGCAAGGAAGCTATCAGATAACATCTTTACACAATCCTATTAAATAAAATATGAAATTATGCCTCAAGGATCTGTAAACTTTTCTGCCTTGTACTTCACAGTTGCTGCTCCTTTGCTTTCTTTCGGGCCAGTGCTCGCGCTCTAGCAGCAGCAAGTGCATCATCACCTCTCTTGTAATGATCATCAGTAACCTTTGCTGGCTGACTGTTTTGTGGGGTCTCTTTAGCATTTGATGGAACATCAGCAGCATTTTTCTCAGCAGATGCAGCAGCTGTTGAATCCCTCGTTCGACTTGCCGAAGGTTCTTCCATACTCTTAGTCCCCTCCGATCCTACACTGGAGTCTCTTCTACGCTTTGGAGAAGGCTCAGCGGCTTCAGCACCAAGACTACTAGTATTTGTATCCTCCGGTTTATTGTCCGACTTTTGAGGGTCAGCACATTTTGTGTTACCATGTGTCCGTGCACCAAAAGCAACATTCCTCTCAAGCCCAAAGTAAAAATCACTCAAATCTTTCTTTTTAGTTACCTAGAAAAGACAGATGGAAAAAAAAAAAATTAGCCAACAGACTATGGCTGCAAAACGGTTATGCAGTTCCTTTTGGTAGGCAATCTGATTTGCAGATGAACATGAGGAAAACCAGCATTTCTGTCACTAATATTGTGAACAGGGAAGGCATGACAGACAAATGACAAATTGTTAAGAGGCATTTACAGTTAGTAGATCATATTTTGGAGAAACAAATTAAATCATTTGCTAGAAATAAATATAGTCCTAAAGTAAGGGATAAGCTAAAAGGCCAGTTTCATGAATGTATACGCATCAGAATGAATTCATAGGCACCAAAATCCCTTCATTCATAGTCTGTTGCCACAAAGGTGGCATGTAGCCACACGTAAAAACAAGCTAATTCAAACTAGAAACTTGATGATATATCATAAAACACAAATCTCAACAGGATGCAGTAGCCATCCAATTTACATGTAATTCAGCGAGGTGAACTAGAACAGGGTTCCATTGGAAATAAGTAAATTTTCCATAGCATATCATATTGAATAAAGTACAGAGGCAAACATGCAGCTTGAAAGAAACATAAAGAAGTAATTCAAATAGGAACTCATGAATACAAAAATGCAGGTACAGAGGATAACAGCAAACAAATGAATAAAACTtacatcttctttttcttctcgaaGCTGCCTCATTCTCTCTTCTTCAAGCCACTTTTGCTGCTCCTCGAGTTTCTTCCTGTAGGCAGATGTTACAAATTTATCCTTGTCCCCAAAGAGGTGGTCCTCCTTGCTTCTCTCTTTCTGAAGCTTCCTCTCGTATATTATATCCTGTTC
This region includes:
- the LOC136495442 gene encoding uncharacterized protein, coding for MHIELEPRTKGTDAFEEDVPVSDSEWESDSDDDDYEEDEADEMVKDKVSLSNPKIVYDKNDPPKTVGSIYENMSCFKLALATHAIRNEFEFNVEKSDPGRYMVYCSAKIDGCRWRILASTGADKTTVKVKKNPYPHECQSTRRGGKVKCVTKF
- the LOC136496609 gene encoding uncharacterized protein; amino-acid sequence: MQRYGLQIRTKPPSSSSSRAPPPPARPLAAFADDDDDDVEKEILRQAAKKRALQKVEEQQKKALEEDPSVYAYDELYDEMKEKEARPKMQDKVVRESKYIAQLKEKAELRKREQDIIYERKLQKERSKEDHLFGDKDKFVTSAYRKKLEEQQKWLEEERMRQLREEKEDVTKKKDLSDFYFGLERNVAFGARTHGNTKCADPQKSDNKPEDTNTSSLGAEAAEPSPKRRRDSSVGSEGTKSMEEPSASRTRDSTAAASAEKNAADVPSNAKETPQNSQPAKVTDDHYKRGDDALAAARARALARKKAKEQQL